The following DNA comes from Armatimonadota bacterium.
AGCTACTACGCCGCGCAGCGCGGGGTCATCCGGGCGGGGCCGTCGGCGCCGGAGCAACCGCCAGCGCCCGCCGCCTCCGCCGCGCCGGGTAACGCGCCGGAGGTCAATGCGGATGGTGACCGCGGCGGGACGCAAGCCGAGCCGCCGCGGTCGCTCGCGAACGCCGGCGGTGACCGAAAAATCCGCGCGTGATTAATGTTGACTTCTTCAGCCAATTGGAATATAATCCGCCGTGGTCTAGGCAGGGCCCGAAGCCACGTGGATTTCCTAGGGTCAATCACGCGTTGCGCCTTGTATGGCAGCTTGAGAACTGGCATCGAGACGTCACTGTCGGTCCCCCGGGGTACGGTGGGAGACAGGCAGGCGGGTTGTGCGCACCCCCCAGGTCCGTGGAGGCTAACGGATGGCTGAAATCGGCATTCGCGACGGCGGTATTGTCTACTTCCAATGCATGCTCGATGAGGAGGTTGTAAGATACGCAAAGGGCGGTAGCCAGGGCGCTACCGAGCATCTACTGGCGAAGTATCGCAACATCGTGGAGGGAAAAGCCAGGTCCTACTTCCTGGTCGGCGCCGATCACGACGACATCATCCAGGAAGGAATGATCGGCCTCTTCAAGGCCATCCGCGATTTCCGCAACGACAAGCTGCTTCCGTTCCGCGCCTTTGCCGAGCTCTGTATCAGCCGCCAGATCTTCACCGCCATCAAGGCCGCGACCCGTCAGAAGCATATTCCGCTCAACTCCTATGTCTCTCTGCATGCCAACCTCTTCGATTCCGATTCCGACCGCACCCTGCTCGATACCCTCGCCGAGAGCGATACCAGTGATCCCGAGGATGTGGTTGTCACCCAGCAGTTCTCGGATGACCTGTGCGAACGCATCCGGCGTGACCTCAGCGACCTCGAGTCCGCGGTGCTGCGCAGCCACTTGGAGGGCAAGTCCTACCAGGAGATCGCGGCGGATCTGCACCGCCGCGTCAAATCAGTGGATAATGCGCTGCAGCGCGCCAAGCGCAAGATCGGCCGCAGCCTCAAGAAGATGATGGTGACGACCTAGGCACTATGCCGCAGGCCATCGCGGTGGCCTGCGGCGTGATGCCTGATGTGCGCGACTGGCCGGGACCCGCCTCCCGGTCAGTCGCGCTGTATGGTGGCGGACGGCGCGCCGGCCCGTGCTCGCGGCGCTGCCGTGGAAGCGCCCGGGCGGCGGGTTGCGAGAGCATCTGTAAGGTTCCCGCGTCAGCGCTTGACGGCGGTCCTGCGGGGCCAAGCGGTGCAGCGACGGTCGCGGGTCGTCGCCCTCGCCTACTCCAGCAAAACCATGCGCGAGCGCGGTATGCTCGGGCCGGCATGTTGGGGCCTCAGCCGTGGGGGGTGTGACCTTTTTCTTGTGGGGATGGATTGAGGCACTC
Coding sequences within:
- the sigH gene encoding RNA polymerase sporulation sigma factor SigH, whose product is MAEIGIRDGGIVYFQCMLDEEVVRYAKGGSQGATEHLLAKYRNIVEGKARSYFLVGADHDDIIQEGMIGLFKAIRDFRNDKLLPFRAFAELCISRQIFTAIKAATRQKHIPLNSYVSLHANLFDSDSDRTLLDTLAESDTSDPEDVVVTQQFSDDLCERIRRDLSDLESAVLRSHLEGKSYQEIAADLHRRVKSVDNALQRAKRKIGRSLKKMMVTT